The DNA sequence AAGTAAAAATCCATAAAACTTGAGAGCCGTAAATTTCATAAATTTTTGCACCGCTCCAAGGAGCAATAGTGAACGCTAAACTAAACATCATTTGATAAAAACCCATATATTCACCGCGTCTTTTTTCCGGAGAAATATCAGTTGCTAAAGATGCTGCAGCGGGAAAGAAAATCATTTCTCCAAAAGTCCAAATTATAATTGTGATTATTAGTCCATAAATATCATTTGTAAAAGCCATTCCGCCAAAGCCAATTGCCGTAAGAATGGAGCCCAAAGTTAAACCTTTCCAATCTTCCCATTTACTCATTAGTGAATTTAAAGGAACTTCAACAAAAATAATAATAACTGTGTTTATTGCTGTTAATAATCCGAAAGTTGCAGTTGTAAATTTTAATTGTTCAACAACAAACAAAGGCATTGAACTAAAATGCTGAAAGAAAACCATGACAACCGGCAATGAAGCAAATAAGAAAAACATGAATTGAAAATCCATCCAGACTTTTTTCTTATCCGAAATTTCAATTTCTTCTTCAATATTAATTTGTGGTTTTAAATCCCACTTTGCAAAAATTAAAAATATTCCCGCAGCAATTGAAGTAATTCCATCAACATAAAAAAGTAAATGAAAATCAATTGAACTTAATAATCCGCCAATAACCGGACCAATGCTCATTCCTAAATTAATTGTTAAACGATAAAGTGCGTAAGCCGGTTTTCTTTGTTCAACCGTAGCTTCGTTAGAAATAAATGCCATTCCAGCCGGACGAAAAGCTTCTGTAAATACAGCAAGAATTACACTTACAATACTTATAATTATGTAATCATCAAAAAGTGAGAAAACGAAAAATAATAATCCGGATGAAAGAAGAGAAAATTTCATCAGATTTAACGCACCCAATTTATCACTTAATTTTCCGGCGAACGGCGCAGAAATTAAAGCTCCGATTCCATAAAAAGTTATAACTAATCCGGCTTTGCTCGGAGTAACTCCAATTTCTTGAGTTAAATAAAGTGCAAGAAACGGAAATACCATTGTTCCGGTTCTATTAATTAAAGTTACGGCGCAGATAAGCCAAATATTTTTTGGCAAACCATTTAAACTTTTCCAGAGATTCATTAAAGTAGAATTATAAAAGTGAGTGATAATTTTAAGAAAATTAATTGATATTAGGAAAAAATCAATTTCAAAAAAAGTTGACTAAAATACTTTTGTAACCTTTTATAGATTTTGATCGTCTTAATTTATAAAAATACCAGTAATAAATTATTTAGACTCAGCAACGATAACAATGACGACACAATTTAATTTTCCTAAAATAAATATCCGTGACAATTTTTGACAATTTTTTACACGTAAATGACAATGTTTTTTTTAAAATCAATTAACTTTTCCTAAGTAAATCTTTTAAAGATTTAAGAAAGTAAATAATAATCAAATAAAAATTGAATAAAACTTTAAAGTAACATTATGAAATTTCGATATCCTTTTCTCACATTTGTATTTGCAGCAATTTTATTAATTTCCGTTACTCAAGCTCAGCCAAGCCCAATAAGCTCAAAGCCAGAGTTCAATATTATTAAAATTGATAAACCAATAAATATAAATGGAAAATTAGATAACCCGCTTTGGCTGCTTTCTGATCAAATTGAAATAAGTTATGAAATCAGACCGGGTGATAATACAGCGGCGACAGAAAATACAATTGTAAAAGCCTTATACGATGAAGAAAATTTATATTTTGGTTTTAAATGTTTTGATTCAAAGCCAGAAGGTATAAGGGCAAATCTTTCTGAAAGAGATAAAATATTTTCTGATGATTATGTGATTTTAATAATTGATACTTATGGCGACGCACAAAAAGGATATGAATTAGCTGTAAATCCTTTGGGAATTCAAGGCGATCTACTTGCAACATTTAATAATGAAGATATAAATTTTAATATGATTTGGTATGCCGCAGCTTCGGTAAATGATTCCGGATGGACCGCGGAAATGGCAATTCCGTTTAGCAGCTTAAATTTTGATGAAACCAATAACCCGGTTTGGGGATTTAATGCCGTTCGAACAATTCCGAGAGAAAGCAGAACTCAAAATTCTTGGACGTATATCGATAGAAATATTCCGGGATTTATGAGCCAATCCGGATGGTTAAAAGGGTTAAAAAATCTTAAGTCAATTACAAATATAGAATTATTACCTTATGCTATTGGTCAGTATAACGGAAGTTTAATTGATAGTGAAAATCCGAATTCAGATTTCAAATTTAATCCAGCCGAAGGAAGAATTGGCGGAGGAATAAAATATTCACCCAATCCAAATTTATCTTTAGAAGCTGTAATTAATCCGGATTTTAGTCAAATAGAATCTGATGCCGATCAAATAAGTGTGAACACAAAATTTGCACTATTTTATGAAGAAAAAAGACCGTTCTTTTTAACCGGAAATGAATTGCTGCCAAATCCAATTTATTATTCAAGATCAATTAATGATCCTTTGGCTGCTTCAAGAATTATTGGGAAAAGCGGGTCACTTTCGTATTTATATCTTGGAGCTTATGATAGAAATACTGTTTTTGTAGTTCCCGGCGAAGAAGAAAGCAATACTGTTGAAACAAATAAAAAATCTTTTGTAAATATTGGAAGATTAAGATATGATTTTGGTGATGAAGATTTTATTGGTGCAAAACTATTGACAAGAAATATGAACGGAGGTCATAATTATGTTTTTGGTTTTGATTGGAATTATAAATTTTGGGATAATTGGATTTTTGAAGGACAAGCTTATTTATCGCAAACAGATGAGTTAAATGATAGTTCATTGTTTGAATCTTCCAGAAATTTTGGAAGCTCTAATAATACAGCAAAGTTAGATGATGAAAAATATTCCGGAAACGTTGTACATTTTTTTCTATCTCGATCCGAAAAATTTTATTACTTTAATATTGAATCAAATCATATAAATCCAACTTTTCAAACACATAACGGATTGTTAAATGTTAGCGCGTTTAGAGAACAAAAAATGTATCATTCTTATAAATTTTATCCAGATAGTTCTTTCTTTGATAGAATTGATGTAAATCTAAATTCTAATCTTCAGAATAATTATGATGGAATAATTAAGCAATTTAATCTTACTCCATCTTTAAATCTAAATATGAAAGGACAAACATATTTTTACATTCAGTATCATGTAATTAAAAATGAAAAATTTAACGGAAGTACATTTAAAAATACTAACGACGCATACTTTGAATTAAATACAAAACCTTTAAAAGAAATTTCGTTTGGAATAAGCGGTTCTGTGGGAAAATATGTTTATAGATCGGATGATCCAAAAATCGGAGTTGGTCATAATCTCGGCGGATATTTAACATTAAAACCCTCATCAAATTTAAATGTTAGTTTATCTTATAATCGCGCAAGACTTTCTGATAAAAACTCAGATAAATTATTTTATGACGGAAACATTTATAGACTTTCGGCAATTTATCAATTCTCTGCTGAAGCTTTTTTCAGAACAATTTTTCAATATAATTCATTTGATAAAGCATTTAGATTGTATCCACTTTTTAGTTATCAAATTGGAGCTTTTACAACTTTATATGCCGGTGCGACAAGCAATTATCTCAACTACAAAAATAATTTTGGAATAAATAATACAGATCAGCAATATTTTATAAAATTGCAATATTTGGTAAGCTTATAAAATTTTCTCCAAACTCCTTATTAATTGTTATATACAATCTCATGAATCTAATGCCATCTCAAAAGATGGCATTTTTATATAAATTTTGTTGTAAATATTTCTTCGATAAAAATTATTTTAAACATCACAACCTTTTCTTAAGAACAAAGTCTAAATATTTAGTAAACAAGAAAAATAATGCAAGACGATAATCAACTAATAACCAGAGCGCAAAAAGGTGATAACATTGCTTTTGAACAGCTTGTTGTAAAATACGATCGCATTGTTTTAAATATTGCTTACGGTTACAGAAACAATAAAGAAGATGCACAAGATATTTATCAAGAAGTGTTTTTAAGAGTTTATCGCGGCTTGAAAAATTTTCAATCAAGAAGTCAATTCTCAACTTGGCTTTATAGAATTACGGTTAATGTTTGCATAGAACATAAAAGAAAAGAAAAAAATTATGAGTATCAATCGCTTAATAAATTTGATGATGAAAATGAAAATAATTTTATGTTTGAATCTAAATTAGATAGCGGTGAAAGAGTTGACCAATATTCAATTGAAAGCGAACGAAATAGTTTTATTAAAGCTGAAATAGAGAAATTACCTAAACAATTAAAGATGGCATTCACATTAAAATATTTTCAAGGAATGAAGATTAAAGAAATATCAAATTTTATGAATGTAAGCGAAGGAACAATAAAAGGATATTTGTTTGCTTCATCAAAAAAATTGAGAGAAAAATTAAAACCAATTTTGGAAATGTAGAAATATTTTGGTGAAATTATGAAACACAAAAAATATAAAGAATTTTTAGAACTAAATATTTTAGGTGAACTTAATAAAAGTGAGCAGACCGAATTGGAAAATCATTTGTTGGAATGTAGCGAATGTTCCGAAGAATATTCGCAATTGAAAAAGTTTTATTCGGTTTTAGAAAAGGAAGCTTTAGAATTTCCCAATGAAAATGATTTGCAAAATGCAAGAGTTAAATTATTCAGCAAAATAAATGAAGAAAAAAGCAAACTATCATTTTTAGAAAAAGTTAAAATCTTTTTTGAAGAATTATTTATAAGTAAATATGCAATTGCATTTAGTGGATTAACTTTAGTTTTGACGGGATTATTTATAGGTTATTTAATTTTTAATACTTCTGATTTTAAAACAAACAAATTTGCGAATAACGAAATCGATTTAGATGAAATCGAAAATTTGGAAATTACAAATGTAAATTTGCCGGAAAAGTTTTCCTCAAATTATGAGTTTGAAGTTAAAATGAGTGAAGGAAAATTAATAGCTTACGAAGGAAATTTAAATGATATAGTAATTCAAAAACTTCTTGCAAAAGCATTCAAGGAAACAGAAAATCCGGGTTTTAAAATTAAAACCGCAAATTCCGTTGTTGAATTTATGCCTAAGAATTTTCATCCCGATGAAAAAATAAAAAGTGCATTTATCAATTCTGTAAAAACCGATCAAAATCCCGGCGTTAGAAAAACAGCAATTCAAGCATTAATTAATTTTCCGTTTGATAATGAAATTAGAGATGCTCTTTTGCATACTTTGGAAAATGACAACAACGCAGCAAACAGAATGGATGCGATAAATATTTTATTAGCAATGAATTTGAAATCACCAAAAGTTGATAACAATACAAGAACAAAATTAGAAGAAAGTATTTCTATAGAAGATAATGAAGTTATAAAATTAAAAACTGCAAATTTATTGCGCGGAGGTAACAAAAATGAAAATAAGTATAATTAAGATTTTTGCAATTGTTCTAATTTTAAATTTTGTGAATTATTCACAAAATAAACAGCCATTAGTAAAAACTTTTTCAGCATCAGCCGGTGAGAATTTAGACATGAATATTGATCCGGGAAATATTGATATTCAAACATGGTCAAAAAATGAGGTTAGCATTGAAGTTGTTTCAAAAAAGAAATATGAAATTGAAAATATTGTTTCAGAAAAAGTTGGCAATACAATAAAATTTCATTTGGAGTTAGAAGACGGCTGGAATAATAGTGTAACCGTAAAAGTTAAAGCTCCATCAAATTTTAATTTTGATCTTAAAACTACCGGCGGAAATATTAATATTGAAAATGCAATTTCCGGAAAATTACTTGCTGAAACTGAAGGCGGAAATATAAATTTTAAAGATGTTAAAGGAGAAGTTTCAGTTAATACTTCCGGAGGAAATATTAGCGGCGAAAATGTTGAAGGAGATGTAAATCTTCACACAAATGGTGGAAATATTTCCTTGGGAAATGTGAAAAGCGGTAAATCAAATATTGATACTTACGGTGGAAATATTAGCGTGGGAAATATTACTTCTGATTTGACAGCAAAAACACATGGCGGAAATATTAGTATTGGTGATGTTGGCGGAAATGCAGAAGTGTTTACATACGGTGGACATATTTCAATGGAAAAAGTTTCCGGCTCGGCAAAAATGGAAACTTACGGCGGACATTTAAGTTTGGAAGGAGCTTCCGGAAAAGTTGTTGCTAAAACTATGGGCGGACATATAAACTTAAAAAATATTTCAGGAAGTATTGATGCATCAACAGAAGGCGGACATGTTTATGCAGAATTGGATCCTAAAGGAAATACAAATTCTTCGCTTTCAACTTCCGGCGGAAATATGGAATTAAAAATTCCTTCTTCTGCAAAAGCAACAATTGAAGTTTTTATTGAAACCGATGAATTTGAGAAAGATGAAGTTGAAGAAATTTTACAATCAGATTTTCCATCAAGTAAACTTAATGCAGATGGAGATGAAGGTAAAATAAATGCTATATATGTTATTAATGGAGGCGGAGCAAAAATTTCTATGAAATGCAGTGGCGGTGAAGTAAAAATTAAAAAGTGGAATAAATAAATTTACAACCTTTTTAACGCAGGCTGAAATCTTAAAACTTCAGCTTGCGTTTTCTTATAACAAGTTAAGCTGCGGCTACAATTATCTCCCATCAAAATAACCCAATGAATTTTGGTATAATCATTTAAATGAACTATATTGAATTTGGTTTTTAAATTCTTATCAATAATTCCAAAGCATTCCTTGATATTTTAGTTTCATTAAAAACTTCATCACAAATTAATTTATAATTTTTTAAAGAGGGAAGAATGAACATTTTTGTAGGCAATTTAGATTTTGATGTTACTGAAGAAAATTTGAATAAAGAATTTTCTAAATATGGAAAAGTAGCTTCTGTGAAATTAATTAAGGATTTGTTTACTCAAAAATCCAAAGGATTTGGTTTTGTTGAAATGAACGATAATTCCGAAGCAAAAATTGCAATTAAAGAACTAAATACAGCAAAAATATTAACTAAAAATATTGTTGTAAACGAAGCGCGACCAGAAAAAAATAAAAGAAAGTTTACCAATCGATAAAGCTAGTTCCCAATATTTATTCCATAATTTTATAGTAAGAAGTAGATCAAAAATTAAAAATCTGCTTCTTTATTATAAAACTTTTCAAAATACTTTGCAGAAAAAATCAGAAAAATAATTTTATGTAATAATAATTTAGAAAATTATTTTACCAATGTTTCGCAGGGAATTCCGAAATAAACTCCCAAATAATAAGGCCAAAGCAATAATGCTAAAACACCTTTCCAAAAAGTAAGTTTTAGAAATCCAATTGTAAATAGCCAGCCCATAAACCAAAATCCGCCTGCTACGCTGTGATTTTCAACTTTTACTTTTGAGTCCATTTTTACTCCAAAGAAATTTTGAAATTATTTTGTTCCATAAAGTAAATTATAATCTTTCTTCTTAGCTAATTGAGCCCAATCTTCCGGTATTATTTTCCAATTTTTATTTTCAACCGGATTTATAATTTTTTGATTTTCAATCCAAGTCATCATATAAAATCGCAAATCTTTTTCTGTAGAATTTATTACTCTATCAGATAATTCATCTTTAGGAATTTTTGCGCCGTTTACTAAATGTCCTCCTCCGCCGTTTCCTCTGTAACTATTTATTGCAACTTTATATTTTTTAGTTAAATCAAAATTATTTTCATTTGAAAATGATTTTATTGTAATTCTATCTCCGGGAATTTTAGAAACATCTACAACATATTCAATACCTTCCGCGGAATCAAAATTGTAATAACGATTTTTTAATTCTGCAGAATTATTTCTTTTAGAGAAAATTAATTTTCCATTTTCATCTTTTTCGAACATTAACAAATTATCATTTTTATCTTTCATTGTGTTAAACCAAATTCCGTAAGAATATTCCAAATAATCTTTAATTTCTTTTCCGGTTAATTCCATTGTGTACAAAAGATTTTCATATCTGTAAAGATCAAACATATCTTTAACATAAACTTTCCCGGAATCAATTTGTGAATAAATAGAAAGCGGCGCAGTGAAAGAAATATCAGCATTGGTAAGCTCAAGTTGAATTTTATGAATTAAATCAACAAATACAGAATTTCCAAAAACTGAATTTTTTGCCGAAACAGTTTTGGTAAAAGTTCCAATTTCTCTAGAAACAAAATCTTTTACAATTTTAAATTCGTTGGAAAAATTATTCATAAAATTTTTATCCGCTTCAAAATCAGATGAATTTAAAATTTTACCGGAAATATTTTTCTTCCATTTTTTCGATTGTTTATCAAAACTCAATAAAATATTTGCTTCACAAAAACTGTTGGATCTTGCCGAAGGTCCTAAAATTAAAACAGAATCTCCGGCAGAATTTTTTACTTTAAAATTCCATTCATGATGATCATGACCAACAAAAACAATATCAAAACCGGGAACTTGTTCGACAATTAATTGAGAAGCATTTTCGTTACGCGGAGTTTCAGCAGTTTGATTATCATAAGTAAAATCAACACCGGCATGGAAAAGTCCGATTACTAAATCCGGATTCTCCTTTCCCTTAATTATCGGAATCCACTTTTTTGCTGTAATAATCATATCTTCAAATTCAATTCCGGACCAAATATTTTTTGGCAGCCAATTTGGAATTCCCGGAGTTATCAATCCCAATATGGCAATTTTAATTTCTTTATTTTCTTCCGATTTAAAATTTAAAATTTTGTATGGAGGGAAATATGGTTCATTTGTTTCTGTATTAATTGCGTTTGCGGCAAGCCAAGGAAAATTTAATTCACTTTTAAAATTATCATAAACAGAATGTCCCGCTTCGATATCATGATTTCCAACAGTTCCGGCATCATATTTCATATAATTCATTACATTTGCTAATAAATGAGTTGTATCGGTTTTAACAAAATTGTAATAATAAACGGAAGGATCGCCTTGAAGAATATCGCCGTTATCCAAAAGAATTAATTGCTGATTTTTATTTTCCCTTTCACTTTTTATATAAGAAAATATTTGCGCCATTGAATTGTTGGATTTTTTATTTTCCGTAAAATTAAAAGGATAAATTGCGCCGTGAATATCGCTTGTTTCAACAATTTTTACATTTACATTTTGTGCATAATTTGAAATTATTGCAGTAAAGAATAAAACAACGAAACGTAATTTATTTGTATTTAGAAATATCATTTGAACATCCCAAAATTTATTATTGCTTTGTTGAATTTAGCAAAAGTAGTAAGAAGTTTTATATAAAAATAAAATCAAAGTAAAAAAATATTTTAAAGAAATAGTTAAGTAATTGTTAAAACAATTAAGAGATTGGAAGAAATAAATTTTGCATGATTTGTTTTACAATAGTATAGAAATTAAAGCAATAAAAAAGCTCCCATAAAGGGAGCCTGGGGTTTTAAATATTTTGTATCAGTTTTATTTTACAACTTGTACATCAGCAGCTTGAGGACCTTTTTCACCATTGGTAACAACAAATTCAACTTTATCATTTTCTTTTAAAGTTTTGTAGCCATCGCCAATAATTGCTTTAAAATGAACGAAAACATCTTCGCCATTTTCTTGTGAAATAAAACCATAACCTTTTGAACTATTGAACCATTTTACGGTTCCTTTTGTACGCTCTGCCATCAAACAGATTCTCCTAAATTAATTAAAAATAAACTGACAGAGCTTTGAAAAGACTTTGAAGAATAAAACTGATATAATTCGGTTTTTCTGAAACTACTTTTAAAGATACTGTCATTTGATACAAAACTATAGAAAGAAAATTGTTAAATCAAATAGATTAATTACTTTTTTTACAATTAATAATTTTTAAGAAAAAAATAATTTAAATGAACAATTATTATTGTGCAAAAATTCCTTTTAACGGAACAGATAAAATTGGTTCTTCCTGTAAATTTTCTTTAGTTAAAATTTTATTAACGGCGTAAATTGCCGAGCTTGCAGAAGCTTCCATTAACATTGCCGGAATTGGGAGTTTTATCCAATCGCCCGTTAAATATAAGTTATTTATTGGAGTTTTTGGTGCCGGTCTATTATTATATAAATTAGTGTGAAATGCAGTAAAGTCGTTTTTAACTTGCAGACTTTCATATAAGATTTTTGCAGATTTTAATTCGGGAAAATATTCAAAAAATTCTTTTAGCAATTGTTCGCGAACTTTTTCTTTATCAAAATGAACAGGCAAAGCATAAGAATGTAATTCATAAATACCACCGTTATTTTTATTTGCCCAATCAGCGCTTTCTTTTTCCATATTATGATAAATTGTAACCGAATCTAAAATTTCCAAAGCATCTGTAAAAATAAAGAATGGTAAATTTTCACCAATTCGCTTATTCATCCAAATTCTTAAAACTGCATATCTTTGAGATTTTTTTTGATTCATGATTTGTTGATAAAAATTTGGTTCTTCATTTTTAATAAATTTTGAATTACCAAAAATATTTTGTGTCCCTCGAATATCTGTCGCCATTACAACGTAATCAAAACTTTCATTATTAATAGAAAAATTTTCCAAATATTTATGAATGGAATTTACTTCAGTATTTAGAACAATTTCTCCGTGATTTTTTTTTATAAATCTTTCTGCCGGAAATAGCAAAGTATTTTGAAAATCATCATTCAAAACATCATAAATCAATCCGTGATTATTGCTTAAAAAATAGAAATGAAAACTCTTAATAAGCTCAGCCATCGATATATATTGAGGTTCGGCAAAAAATGCTCGCGAAAATGTTGTGAACATTAATCTCATTTCGTTTGGCAATTTAATTTTATCTGCATATTCATGAAAAGAAATGTGATCGAACTTTTTGAATGTTTTATCTTTATCGTAAGTTAAAAGTGAAATTAGCTCTGCAAATTTTGGATTTTTAAAAATATCTTTGAATGAATAGATTCCGGATTTTCTCATTGAGAGAATATTTAGAATGGGAGTTGTTTCAATATTCTTAAAACTAAATTCACCATATTTTTTTGTTTTAATTAAATAATCGTCAATAGGAATAAGGTGTTTGAAGGAATCTATTTTTTTTAGAATTTCTCTCAAATTATAATATTGTCTAAAAAATGCGTGAAAACCGTGCTCAACATTTGTTTCAAAATTATCATCAAACTTAACTTTCCAACTTCCTATTTTACCGCCGAGAAAATTATCTTTTTCAAATAATTTTACTTTAAAACCTCTTTCATTCAATAAAATAGCTGATGTTAAACCCGCAATTCCGCTTCCAATAATTGCGACTTTAATTTCTCTTGAAATATTTTTCTCAAGTTTGGTATCAACTTTATTAATTTGGATTTTGTAATTATTTAATTTCCATTCAATAATTTTATCAAATAAACTCATTCAACATCTTCCTTTATACGTTTGCGCCAATATTTACGGAATGCAAGTGAAACTTCATCTCCTTTTACACTTACTTCGTGTAAATCATTTTTTGTTTTGTCTAAAATTCCTTTCTGCGATTTTAACAAAGCAATATCTTCGTTAACAATTTTATTTGATTTTTTTGCCATAAAATATTTACCAAATGCCGGAAAAAATCCGAATATATTTTTCCATAATGTAATTTGCATCATGCTGATTTTGTTATCATCGACTTGCATAAAATGTTCAAGAATTAAAAGAGTTCTATTCTTAAATCTTGCTTCTAACCGAGAAATATTTGGATAATAAAATCTATAATAAACTTCTAATTCCGCTTCTTTCCCGAAATACATTTTTTCAGAAACGTTTGCAGTATTTGATCTGTAATAATTTCCCTCAATTC is a window from the Ignavibacteriota bacterium genome containing:
- a CDS encoding MFS transporter; amino-acid sequence: MNLWKSLNGLPKNIWLICAVTLINRTGTMVFPFLALYLTQEIGVTPSKAGLVITFYGIGALISAPFAGKLSDKLGALNLMKFSLLSSGLLFFVFSLFDDYIIISIVSVILAVFTEAFRPAGMAFISNEATVEQRKPAYALYRLTINLGMSIGPVIGGLLSSIDFHLLFYVDGITSIAAGIFLIFAKWDLKPQINIEEEIEISDKKKVWMDFQFMFFLFASLPVVMVFFQHFSSMPLFVVEQLKFTTATFGLLTAINTVIIIFVEVPLNSLMSKWEDWKGLTLGSILTAIGFGGMAFTNDIYGLIITIIIWTFGEMIFFPAAASLATDISPEKRRGEYMGFYQMMFSLAFTIAPWSGAKIYEIYGSQVLWIFTFVSGIVSALLFLKLRKSKKSN
- a CDS encoding carbohydrate binding family 9 domain-containing protein, translating into MKFRYPFLTFVFAAILLISVTQAQPSPISSKPEFNIIKIDKPININGKLDNPLWLLSDQIEISYEIRPGDNTAATENTIVKALYDEENLYFGFKCFDSKPEGIRANLSERDKIFSDDYVILIIDTYGDAQKGYELAVNPLGIQGDLLATFNNEDINFNMIWYAAASVNDSGWTAEMAIPFSSLNFDETNNPVWGFNAVRTIPRESRTQNSWTYIDRNIPGFMSQSGWLKGLKNLKSITNIELLPYAIGQYNGSLIDSENPNSDFKFNPAEGRIGGGIKYSPNPNLSLEAVINPDFSQIESDADQISVNTKFALFYEEKRPFFLTGNELLPNPIYYSRSINDPLAASRIIGKSGSLSYLYLGAYDRNTVFVVPGEEESNTVETNKKSFVNIGRLRYDFGDEDFIGAKLLTRNMNGGHNYVFGFDWNYKFWDNWIFEGQAYLSQTDELNDSSLFESSRNFGSSNNTAKLDDEKYSGNVVHFFLSRSEKFYYFNIESNHINPTFQTHNGLLNVSAFREQKMYHSYKFYPDSSFFDRIDVNLNSNLQNNYDGIIKQFNLTPSLNLNMKGQTYFYIQYHVIKNEKFNGSTFKNTNDAYFELNTKPLKEISFGISGSVGKYVYRSDDPKIGVGHNLGGYLTLKPSSNLNVSLSYNRARLSDKNSDKLFYDGNIYRLSAIYQFSAEAFFRTIFQYNSFDKAFRLYPLFSYQIGAFTTLYAGATSNYLNYKNNFGINNTDQQYFIKLQYLVSL
- a CDS encoding sigma-70 family RNA polymerase sigma factor, translated to MQDDNQLITRAQKGDNIAFEQLVVKYDRIVLNIAYGYRNNKEDAQDIYQEVFLRVYRGLKNFQSRSQFSTWLYRITVNVCIEHKRKEKNYEYQSLNKFDDENENNFMFESKLDSGERVDQYSIESERNSFIKAEIEKLPKQLKMAFTLKYFQGMKIKEISNFMNVSEGTIKGYLFASSKKLREKLKPILEM
- a CDS encoding RNA-binding protein; translation: MNIFVGNLDFDVTEENLNKEFSKYGKVASVKLIKDLFTQKSKGFGFVEMNDNSEAKIAIKELNTAKILTKNIVVNEARPEKNKRKFTNR
- a CDS encoding bifunctional metallophosphatase/5'-nucleotidase, giving the protein MIFLNTNKLRFVVLFFTAIISNYAQNVNVKIVETSDIHGAIYPFNFTENKKSNNSMAQIFSYIKSERENKNQQLILLDNGDILQGDPSVYYYNFVKTDTTHLLANVMNYMKYDAGTVGNHDIEAGHSVYDNFKSELNFPWLAANAINTETNEPYFPPYKILNFKSEENKEIKIAILGLITPGIPNWLPKNIWSGIEFEDMIITAKKWIPIIKGKENPDLVIGLFHAGVDFTYDNQTAETPRNENASQLIVEQVPGFDIVFVGHDHHEWNFKVKNSAGDSVLILGPSARSNSFCEANILLSFDKQSKKWKKNISGKILNSSDFEADKNFMNNFSNEFKIVKDFVSREIGTFTKTVSAKNSVFGNSVFVDLIHKIQLELTNADISFTAPLSIYSQIDSGKVYVKDMFDLYRYENLLYTMELTGKEIKDYLEYSYGIWFNTMKDKNDNLLMFEKDENGKLIFSKRNNSAELKNRYYNFDSAEGIEYVVDVSKIPGDRITIKSFSNENNFDLTKKYKVAINSYRGNGGGGHLVNGAKIPKDELSDRVINSTEKDLRFYMMTWIENQKIINPVENKNWKIIPEDWAQLAKKKDYNLLYGTK
- a CDS encoding cold-shock protein; this translates as MAERTKGTVKWFNSSKGYGFISQENGEDVFVHFKAIIGDGYKTLKENDKVEFVVTNGEKGPQAADVQVVK
- a CDS encoding FAD-dependent oxidoreductase encodes the protein MSLFDKIIEWKLNNYKIQINKVDTKLEKNISREIKVAIIGSGIAGLTSAILLNERGFKVKLFEKDNFLGGKIGSWKVKFDDNFETNVEHGFHAFFRQYYNLREILKKIDSFKHLIPIDDYLIKTKKYGEFSFKNIETTPILNILSMRKSGIYSFKDIFKNPKFAELISLLTYDKDKTFKKFDHISFHEYADKIKLPNEMRLMFTTFSRAFFAEPQYISMAELIKSFHFYFLSNNHGLIYDVLNDDFQNTLLFPAERFIKKNHGEIVLNTEVNSIHKYLENFSINNESFDYVVMATDIRGTQNIFGNSKFIKNEEPNFYQQIMNQKKSQRYAVLRIWMNKRIGENLPFFIFTDALEILDSVTIYHNMEKESADWANKNNGGIYELHSYALPVHFDKEKVREQLLKEFFEYFPELKSAKILYESLQVKNDFTAFHTNLYNNRPAPKTPINNLYLTGDWIKLPIPAMLMEASASSAIYAVNKILTKENLQEEPILSVPLKGIFAQ